The Nocardioides zeae genome includes the window TGGTGCCGGGTGCGCCGTCGGCGTACGGGCGGATCGGCAGCGGCAAGCCCATCTCCACCTTCTTCGTGGGCGAGGACGGGCGCCGGGTGACCGGCACGACCTACGTCAGCATCCGCAAGGCCGGCACGGGTTCCGTGACGGCCACGGCGTGGGCGTACGTCGGGCGCACGACCACCGTCGCCACGCCGCGCATCCCGAGCAAGGGCAGCTGGCGCGTCACGGTGACGTTCGTGCCGGACGACCCGCGCTACCGCTCGACCACGCGTGCGTGGTGGCTCTGGGCGACGCCGACGGGTCGCTGACGGTCGGGTCCGCACGGGAAGGCACGCCGGGCCCCCACCTCTGCGGAGGTGGGGGCCCGGTCGTGTTGCGGGGAGGGGGTCAGCGCCTGCTGTCGGACTCCGCGCTGACGACGGGGATCTCGCCCGTCATGCCGAGCTTGTCCTCGACGCGTTCGTCGATGCGCTGGTCGACCTGGTCGCCGAAGTGGTCCTCGAAGTTGGCGACGAGGTCGCTGGTGACCGTCTCGCCCACCTCGTCGGCGAGCACCTTGCGGCGGGCCTTCAGGTCGAGGCGGCGGATCTCGGTGTACTCCGCCTTGAACGCCTTGTAGAGCGCGACGCACATCGCCACCATGATGACGCTGAAGGGCAGCGCGGTCAGGATGGCGCCGGTCTGCAGGGCGCCCAGGCCGCCGGCGACCAGCAGCCCGATCGCGACGAGCGCCTCGATGACGCACCACAGCACCCGGCTCCACCTCGGCGGGTCGGTGTCGCCGCCGGACGCGAGCATGTCGACGACGAGCGAGCCCGAGTCGGAGGACGTCACGAAGAAGATGGCGACGAGCACGATCGCGAGGCCCGACAGCAGGGTGCCGCCCGGGAGGTCGCCCACGAGCCGGAAGAGCACCGACTCCGAGGTGACCGAGCCGTCGGCGTCGAGCAGCCCGCCGTCCCCGAACTTCTCGCGGTAGATCGCCGAGCCGCCGAGGATGGAGAACCAGATGGCCGAGACGGTGGTCGGCACGAGCAGCACGCCGGCGACGAACTCGCGGACGGTGCGGCCGCGCGAGATGCGCGCGATGAAGACGCCGACGAACGGCGCCCACGACATCCACCAACCCCAGTAGAACGTCGTCCAGAGGCCCTGCCACTCCTGGCCCTCCTCGCCGAAGAACGCCGAGGTGTCGAAGCTGTTGGGCACGATCGTGAACAGGTACTCGCCCACGTTCTCCACGAACGACCGCAGCACGAACAGCGTCGGGCCGAGCAGCAGCAGCGCCACCACGAAGATCCCGGCCATGCCGAGGTTGATGTTGGAGAGCCACTTGATGCCCTTGTCGAGGCCCGAGACCACCGAGGCGGTCGCGGCCACGGAGATGAGGACGATCAGCAGCACGAGCAGCGGGGTGCCCGCCTCGTCGACCACCCCGAGGCTCTCGAGGCCCGCGCCGATCTGCGAGACGCCGAGGCCCAGCGACGTCGCGACGCCGGCGATGGTGCCCACGATCGCCACGACGTCGATCGCGTCGCCCAGGCCACCCTTCACGCGGTCGCCCAGCAGCGGCTCGAGCACCCAGCGCAGGGAGACCGAGCGACCCTTGCGGTGGATCGCGTACGCCAGGGCGAGGCCCACGACGACGTAGATCGCCCAGGCGTGGAGGCCCCAGTGCAGGAACGTCTGGCTCATGGCCGCGTGGGCGAGCTCGACGTCGTCGCCCTCCACCCCCGGCTTCGGCGAGGTGTAGAAGTTGAGCGGCTCGGCGGCCCCCCAGAAGACGAGGCCGATGCCCATGCCGGCGGCGAAGAGCATCGAGAACCAGACCAGGAACCCGTACTCGGCGCCCTCGTCGTCCGGACCCAGCCGGATGTCGCCGAAGCGCCCGACGGCGACCCAGATCGCGAAGATCACGAAGCCGGTGACAATGAGGCTGTAGTACCACCCGAAGACGCCGATCACCTCCTCCTGGGCGGCGGAGAAGGCGTCACCGGTGCGTTCGGGGAACGCGATGCTGACCACCACGACGACGGCGAGGATCGCCAGCGCGGGCCAGAAGACGGTGGGGCGGACGGACTGCAGGCGCCGCCGGGACGGCGGCGCGTCGGCGGTGCTCGGGGTGTCGCTCACGGGTGGGATGTCCCTCTCCAGGTCTCGACGGGGGACCGCCACGTTGTCGTCTCCGGGGAGCCCCCGTCAAAGCGAGGGTTCCGCTCAGGTCGCGCCGGCGTCCGCCGAAGAGGGTGGCAACGGACTCCAACCGACTCGGAAAGTGGTGCCCATCGATGCGCACAGTGCTCAACCGCCGGAGGGCCTCGGCCCTCGTCTCCGCCGTCGTCGTCACGGGCGGTCTCGCCCTCGCGGCCCCGGCCCCCGCGCAGGCGGCCTCCGGTCTCTCGGTCGTGGGCGTGCAGTCGTTCTACTTCGGTGGTGAGACCGTCTTCGACTCGTCGCGCGGGCTGACCGTCGTCAACTGGAACGACGCCACGCCGGACACGTCGCACACCTACCGCCTCAAGCTGGACCCCACCGGCAAGGTCGGCTACTTCGACCCCCGCTCGCTCAGCGAGGACGTCGACGGTCCGTGGGACGGCTTCTCCACCGACTACACCGTGGGGAAGCACATGCAGCCGGGCGGCACCTACCAGCTGGTGCTCGAGGAGTGGGACGGCAACCGGCTCGTCGAGTCGAGCCCGACCTTCGACTACACGTTCGCCGAGGTGCAGGCCCCGAGCGCGATGAACGTCGGGACGTCGCTCGTCGGCGGCCGCCAGGCGGTCGTCGCCGGACGCGCCACCTCGATCGGGTTCACCGGGCAGTGGGAGCCGGGCACGCGCTACCGCACGATCGTGGGCGTGGCGGGCGGGACCGCGGCGAAGGACTTCGTCGTGTGCCAGGCGTCCGACTGCGTCGACGCGGGCCTCGGCACGGTCGTGGACTCCGCGACGCCGGTCACCTCGTTCACGGCCCCGGCGTCGCTCGTCGGCAAGACCCTCCGCATCCAGGTGGCGGGCGTGGAGGACGGTCGTCTGCGCAGCACCTTCGACGTGCAGTACCCCGTCGTCGCCGACCCGTCGATGTCGACCGTGCCGGGCGGCTGGATCACCTCGCCGGGCAAGAAGCACGGCGTCGTGCAGACGGGCAAGACCGTCGGCGTCAGCGCGCCGGTCCTCACCGCGACCGCGAAGCAGAAGGGCACGAAGACCTACTACCAGTGGTTCGCGGACGGCACGAAGATCCCGGGGGCGACGAAGGCCAGCTACACGATCCCCCGCAGCCTGAAGGGGCGGACCCTCACCCTCGGCATCCAGTTCTCGGCGCCCGGCTACAAGCCGCTGACCGGCGGCTTCGGCTTCGGCACGGTGCGCTGACCGGCAGCAGCACCCAGCGGCACCCCAGCAACACCCAGCGGCACCCCGTACGGCGCCCGGTCGGACCACTCCGACCGGGCGCCGTCTCGCGTTTCGTCGGCGGCGTCCGCTACCGTGGGCGCACCCAGTGACCTGGGTCACAACAGGTGAACAGATCGACGGATCCGGACGGCGCCCACCCTCGCGCCGCGACGACCCGTCACGACGAGCCCGAGCGCGGCGACCCCGCGCTCGTCGCGAGGAGCGTGCGATGACGATCCTGACCGGGGCGCCCACCGCCCACGAGTCTGCCGGGTGCGAGCCCGACTACGTGCAGCTGCTGACGCCCGAGGGCCAGCGTGTGGAGCACGACGACTACCACTTCGACGGCGACGACGACCTCGTGCGCACCTTCTACCGCGACATGGTCCTGGCCCGTCGCGTCGACACCGAGGCCACCGCCCTGCAGCGCCACGGCGAGCTCGGCATCTGGGCCCAGCTGCTGGGCCAGGAGGCCGCCCAGATCGGGGCGGGTCACGGGTCGCGCCCCCAGGACTTCATCTTCCCGACCTACCGCGAGCACGGTGTCGCCCTGGTCCGCGGCCTCGACCCGGGCCGGTTGCTGGGCCTCTTCCGCGGGGTCGACCACGGCGGCTGGGACCCCGCGGAGCACAACTTCGGTCTCTACACGATCGTGATCGGCGCCCAGACGCTCCACGCGACGGGCTACGCGATGGGCCTCTCCGCCGACGGTCTCGTCGGGTCCGGCGACGTCACCCGCGACGCCTGCACGATCGCGCACTTCGGTGACGGCGCCTCCAGCCAGGGCGACGTGATGGAGTCGTTCGTCTTCGCCGCGACGTACGACGCCCCCGTCGTCTTCTTCTGCCAGAACAACCAGTGGGCGATCTCGGCACCCATCGAGCGCCAGTCGCGCACGCCCCTGCACTGGCGGGCGCCCGCCTTCGGCTTCCCGGGCGTGCGCGTCGACGGCAACGACGTGCTCGCGACGTACGCCGTGACCCGCGCCGCGACCGACCGCGCCCGCGCGGGGGAGGGCCCGACGCTCATCGAGGCCTACACCTACCGGATGGGCGCGCACACCACGACGGACGACCCGACGCGCTACCGGTCCGGGGCCGACGTCGACGCCTGGCGGCGCAAGGACCCGATCGCCCGCGTGCTGGCCTACCTGCGCTCCCGCGACGCCGTCGACGACGCGTTCGTCGCTGCGCTGGAGGCCGAGGCCGACGACCTCGGCGCCGACCTGCGGCACCGGTGCCGCACGATGCCCGACCCGAGCCCGCTCGCGATGTTCGACCACGTGTACGCCGAGGCCTCGCCCGAGGTGGAGGCCCAGCGGGAGGGGTACGCCGCGTACCTCGCCCAGTTCGAGCTGACCGGTGCGGAGGGGGACCGATGAGCAAGGTGACGCTGGCGAAGGCGCTGAACGCCGGTCTGCGGACCGCGATGGAGCAGGACGACAAGGTCGTGCTGATGGGGGAGGACGTCGGCCGGCTCGGGGGCGTCTTCCGCATCACCGACGGCCTGCAGAAGGACTTCGGCGAGCGCCGGGTCATGGACTCGCCCCTCGCGGAGTCGGGGATCGTCGGCACCGCGATCGGCATGGCCATGCGCGGCTACCGGCCCGTGGTGGAGATCCAGTTCGACGGGTTCGTCTACCCGGCCTACGACCAGATCGTCACCCAGCTGGCGAAGATGTCCTACCGCTCGCAGGGCAAGGTGCGCCTGCCCGTCGTCATCCGCATCCCGTTCGGCGGCGGCATCGGCGCGGTCGAGCACCACTCGGAGAGCCCCGAGGCGCAGTTCGCCCACACGCCCGGCCTCAAGGTCGTGGCCTGCTCCAACCCGGTGGACGGCTACTGGATGATCCAGCAGGCGATCGCGTGCGACGACCCGGTCATCTTCCTCGAGCCCAAGCGGCAGTACCACGGCGACAAGGCCGAGCTCGACCTCGACGCCACGCCCGACCCGCTCTTCACCTCGACGGTCGTCCGGCGCGGCGACGACGTCACCCTCGTGGCCTACGGGCCCATGGTGCGCACGGCGCTCGCCGTCGCGGAGGCCGCCGTCGCCGACGGCCGCTCGGTGGAGGTCGTCGACCTGCGCAGCCTCTCGCCGCTCGACCTCGGCCCGGTCGTGGAGTCCGCGCGCCGCACGGGGCGGGTCGTCGTCGCCCACGAGGCGCACGTGAACCTCGGCATGGGGGCGGAGGTCGCGGCCCGTGTCACGGAGGAGTGCTTCTTCTCGCTCGAGGCGCCGGTGCTGCGCGTCGGCGGGTTCGACACGCCCTACCCGGCGGCCCGCAACGAGCACCACTTCCTGCCCGACCTCGACCGCGTCGTCGACACCGTCGACCGCGCCTTCACCTTCTGAGGAGGGACATGCCCGAGTTCAAGCTGCCCGACGTCGGCGAGGGCCTGACCGAGGCGGAGGTCGTGGCCTGGCACGTCGAGGTCGGCGACGTCGTCGAGGTGAATGACCCCATCGTCGACATCGAGACCGCCAAGTCGGTCGTCGAGCTGCCGTCCCCGTTCGCGGGAGAGGTGACCGCGTTGCTCGTCGACATCGGCGTGACTGTCGAGGTGGGCACACCGATCATCCGGATCGGGGAATCGGCGGCTGCCCCTGCTGCTGCCCTTGCTGCTGCGCCCGTTCCTGAGCCGGAGCCCGAGCCGGCGCCTGCCCCTGAGCCGGCGCCGGCGCCCGTCGAGGAGGAGCACAAGACGCTCGTCGGCTACGGGCCGCGTGCCGCCGGCACCATGCGTCGTCCCAGGCGGGCGACGGGGTCCATGGCGGTGGCCGCCGCCTCTGTCGGTGTGCTCGCCAAGCCGCCCGTGCGCAAGCTGGCGGCCGACCTCGGCGTCGACCTGGCGACGGTGCCGCCGACCGGTCCGCACGGCACCGTGTCGCGTGAGGACGTCGAGCGCGCGGCGGCGCCCGCTCCCGCTCCGGCTGCGGTGGCACCCGTCGAGGTCTCCGGGACCGAGCGCCGCCAGCCCGTCAAGGGCCTCGGCAAGGCGATGGCGCAGGCGATGGTCGCCTCGGCGTTCACCGCGCCCCACGTGACGATCTGGACGACGGTCGACGCCACCGCCACGACGCGCCTCCTCGACGGGTTGCGCGGGCGCGCGCCGTACGCCGGCCTGCGGCTCTCGCCCCTCGTCGTCGCCGCCCGGGCGGTGACGCTCGCGCTGCGGCGCTCGCCGCTGCTCAACGCGCGGTACGACGCGGGCACCGCCCCGGACGGCGGTGACGAGGTCGTGCTGCGCGACGAGGTCAACCTCGGGATCGCGGCGGCCACGCCGCGGGGGCTGGTGGTGCCGAACGTGAAGGGCGCGGAGCGGATGTCCCTCGCCGAGCTCGCCGGGGCCGTCGGCGAGCTGACCGCGACGGCGCGGGAGGGCCGCACGGCGCCGGCCGACCAGGCGGGCGGCACGTTCACCATCACCAACGTCGGCCCGCTCGGGATGGAGGGTGGCACGCCGATCATCAACCCGGGCGAGTCCGCGATCCTCTGCCTCGGTGCGGTGCAGCGCCGTCCGTGGGTCGTGGGCGAGGGCGCCGAGGAGCGCCTCGAGGCGCGCGACGTGGTGACGCTGACGCTGAGCTTCGACCACCGTCACATCGACGGCGCGACGGGCGCGGCGTTCCTCCACGACGTCGCCCAGGTGCTCGCCGACCCGGTGAACGCGCTGCTGGTCTGACCCCCCACCCGGGACGTCATGCGCTCCGGCGGTCGGGGCGACCGGCGCGCATGACGTCCCGCAGGGGGTGGCGGGATCAGCCGGCCTGCTCCTCCGCGGGACGGATCACGCAGAACTCGTTGCCGGCGGGATCGGCCAGCACGACCCAGCCCTTGCCGTCCGGCTGGCGCAGGTCGTCGACCACCGTGGCGCCGAGCGCGAGCACCCGCTCGACCTCGGCGTCGCGGCTCGCGCCGACCCGCGTCGGGTCGACCTCCGGCGGGGCCAGGCAGAGGTGGAGGCGGTTCTTGACGACCTTGCCCTCGGGCACGCGGAGGAAGAGCAGTGCCTGTCCCGACGGCAGGTCGAGGCCGACCTCGTCGTCACCGGGCGCGTCGTCGGAGGCGAGGGGGATCCCGAGCACCTCGCCCCAGAAGGTGCCGAGGGCGTGGGGGTCGGCGCAGTCGATGCAGATGTTCACGATGGCCAGGCTCATCCCTGCACCGTCCCACGGCGGGGCAAGGCGGCGCGCGGCACTTTCCCCGGTCGACCGGGGAACACGCCACTTTGACCATCTACATTGATGGTCAAAGCGACACTTTCCCCGGTCGACCGGGGAAAGTTGTCGACTCCTGTGACTCGCCCCGGGGCCTAGAAGGCGTACCGCCGGGAGCGCTGCGCCACCGAGCCCGCCCCGGCGACCAGCAGGCGCGACAGCTCGTGCTCGAGCACCCCGCCGACGCGCGCGCAGAACGCCTCGGGCTCGTCGGCGGCGTCGGGCAGCTCGGGCACGACGACGTCGACGACGCCGCGGGCCGCGAGGTCGAGGGCGCGCACCTGCTGGGCGCGGGCCATGTCGGCGGCGTGGTCGAGGTCGCGGTGCACGATCGCGCTGGCGCCCTCGGGCGGCAGCGGCGAGAGCCAGGCGTGCTGCGCGGCGACGACCCGGTCGGCGGGCAGGAGCGCGAGCGCCCCGCCGCCGTTGCCCTCGCCGAGCATGAGGCACAGCGTGGGCGCGTCGAGGGTGACGAGGTCGGCGAGGCAGCGGGCGATCTCGCCGGCGAGACCGCCGTTCTCCGCGTCGGCCGAGAGCGCGGCGCCCTGCGTGTCGATGACGGTCATCAGCGGCAGCTTGAGGTCGGAGGCGAGCCGCATCCCGCGGCGGGCCTCCCGCAGCGCCTCGGGTCCCATCGGGTGCTCCCGGGTCTGTCCCCGCCGGTCCTGGCCGAGGAAGACGCAGGGCGCGTCGCCGAAGCGCGCCAGCGCGATGATGAGGCCCGGGTCGGCCTCACCCTCGCCGGTGCCGTTGAGCAGGACGACGTCGCTCGCGGCGTACTTGAGCAGGCGCCGCACCCCCGGGCGCTCCGGGTTGCGGGAGCGCGTCACGGCGTCCCAGGTGTCGACGTCGGGGACGGGGGCGAGCTCGGGGGGCGGGACCGTGCCGACGCCCCGGCGGCGGGCGAGCAGGATCGTGAGGGCCCGGTCGACGATGTCGACGATGTCCTCGGGCGCGACGACGGCGTCGATGATGCCGCGGGCGTAGAGGTTCTCCGACGTCTGCACGCCCTCGGGGAACGGCTGGCCGTAGAGCGCCTCGTAGACCCGCGGCCCGAGGAACCCGACGAGCGCGCGCGGCTCGGCGACGGTCACGTGGCCCAGCGAGCCCCACGACGCCATGACGCCGCCGGTCGTGGGGTGGCGGAGGTAGACCAGGTAGGGCAGCCCGGCCTTCTTGTGCGTCGCCACGGCCGCCGAGATCCGCACCATCTGCACGAACGCCGGCGTGCCCTCCTGCATGCGCGTGCCGCCCGACACCGGAGCCGCCAGCAGCGGGAGCCCCTCGGCGGTGGCGCGCTCGACCGCGGCGACCACCCGGTCCGCGGCCGCCCGTCCGATCGAGCCCGCGAGGAACCGGAACTCGCCGAGCATGACCGCGACACGCCGTCCGCGGATCAGGCCCTCGCCCGTCACGACGGACTCGTCCGTGCCGGCCTTCTCGGCCGCGGCGGCGAGCTCCGCGGCGTACCCCTCCGACAGCCCCGTGCGGTCCGGGGGCGTGTCCCAGGAACGCCACGTGCCGGCGTCGATGACGAGGTCGACGAGGTCGTGGGAGGTCAGGCGCGTGCTCACGCCCCGACGCTAGCGCGGGGCCCGGTGCCGGGGGAGGGGTACGGCGCGGGTCTGCCCACCCGGACGGGTGACCCCGTTGGGGTGAGGCAGCTACAACCTCTGGCATGGACCTCGGCATCGCAGGACGCACTGCTCTCGTCACCGGCGGCGACTCCGGTATCGGCTGGCACACCGCCCGCATCCTCCTCGCGGAGGGCGCCACGGTGGTGCTCAGCGACAAGGACCCCGACTCCCTCGCGGAGGCGGCGGCCAAGCTCGACGCACCGGAGGGACGGCTCCACCACGTGGCCGCCGACCTCACCACCGACGCGGCGGCGCTCGAGCTGCGCGACGCCGTGCTCGAGCTCGTGCCCACGATCGACGTGCTCGTGCACGCGGCCGGGGTCACCGGCGCGCAGGGCCTGTTCCACGAGATCGACGACGACGGCTGGGTCGACACCCTCACCATCGACCTGCTCGCCCCGGTCCGCATCACGCGGGCGTTCCTGCCTGCGCTGCGGGACGGCGGCTGGGGCCGCATCGTCTACCTGACCAGCGAGGACGCGCTGCAGCCGTACGACGACGAGCTGCCCTACTGCGCCGCCAAGGCCGGCGTGCTGGCGTTCGCGAAGGGGCTCTCGCGCTCGTACGCCGCGGAGGGCCTCCTCGTGAACTGCGTGTCGCCCGCGTTCATCTCGACGCCGATGACTGACGCGATGATGGAGAAGCGGTCGGACGAGCTCGGCGTGTCGTTCGACGAGGCCATCGAGAGCTTCCTCGACGAGGAGCGGCCCTACATGGAGCTCGGCCGGCGCGGGAAGCCGGAGGAGGTGGCCAACGTGGTCGCGTTCCTCTGCTCCGACCTGGCGTCGTTCGTCAACGGGTCCAACTACCGCGTCGACTCGGGGTCGGTCGCGACGATCTGAGGTCTCCTCAGGCCAGCGGCCCGGGGGCCGGCTCGGGCCGGCTCGGGTCGGGTCGGCTCGGGTCGGGTCGGCTTGGGAAAAGAAAACGCGGACCGGCTCAGCCCCCGCGCTCGACCGGTGAGGGAGAACGCGGACCGCAGGCCCCGACACGCCGGGCGGCTTCAGGTGGTCGGTGCAACGTTGAGTAGTTGTTGGAGCCTATCGGCGGGGGTGTCCCAGTTGAGGGTTTGGCGGGGGCGGATGTTGAGGAGGCGTTCGGTCTCGGTGATGTCGGCGTCGCTGACGTGGTTGAAGTCGGTGCCCTTGGGGTGGATGTCGCGCACGAGTCCGTTGGTGTTCTCGTTGGTGCCGCGTTGCCAGGGGCTGTGGGGGTCGGCGAAGTAGACGGGGCATCCGGTGGCCAGGGTGAAGGTGGTGTGCGCGGCCATCTCGCTGCCCTGGTCCCAGGTCAGCGAGCGGCGCAACGACTCGGGCAGGTTGGTCATCATCGTGACCAGGGCAGCTGCGACGGTGGTGGCGTCGTGGGTCAGCGGCAGCCGTCGGATCAGGGCGTAGCGGGTCGAGCGTTCGACCAGGGTGATCAACGCCGAACGCCCGCCGGCGCCGATGACGAGGTCGCCCTCCCAGTGCCCGGGTACGGCGCGGTCGGCGGCTTCGGGTGGGCGGTGGCTGATGTGGGCCTCGGCACCGATCCAGGACCGGTTGGACCGTGGGGGCAGCGCCGAGCGGGGCCGACGGCTGGTGCGGCCGCTGCGCAACGCTTTCTCGACCTTCAGCTCCTCACGCAGCGATCCCTTGCCCTGCACGTAGAGCGCTTGGTAGATCGTCTCGTGGCTCACCTGCATATCGTCGCGCCCCGGATAGCACCGCCGCAGATCCTGGCTGACCTGCACGGGTGAGAACCGGTTGTTCAACCGGACCAGCACCGCTGCGCGCAGCACCTCACCGGCACCCCCATCCACACCCGCATCCACACCCGCATCCACGCCGGTGTCTGCACGAACTGCGAGCTTGGACGGGCGGGGCCGGGGCCGGCGCTGCTCGGTCATCACCTGCGCTGCAGCAGCGTGGTAGCGACCCAGGCGGGTGTTGCGGGCCAGTTCGCGTCCCACCGTGCTGCGGTGCACCCCGAGCTCGGCAGCGATCCGTGCTGGACACCGTCCCTCGCTGCGACGGATCTGGATCAAGGCCCGCCCGGCCTGGCTCAACCGGCCGTGCTCATCGACCCAGTCACCGTCCAGCGGGGGTGGATGGGCACCGACAACACCGCCGTGGCGGCCCTTGCGCAGTCGCATGCCAGCGACTGTGGCCCATGAAGCCACCGTGTCTCGATCCCACCCCAGCAACTCGGACACCTGCTTCGCCGGGACCCCGGCCGCCAACAGCCCCAGACCCCGCGCACGCGCCGCTTCTTGATCCCGCAACACAACCCCCACAGCCGTGTTGCACCGACCACTAGAAACCGCCCCGAGTGCGGGGGCCCTCCGGTCCGCGTTTTCTTTCTCCGGGCAGACCCGGCCGCGCACTTTCCTCGCCCGGGCTCAAGCCAGCAACCCGGCTCGGCGCGCGAGCACGACGGCCTCGAGCCGCGTGCCAGCGCCGAGCTTGGCCATCACGTTCTTCACGTAGCCCTTGACCGTGTGCAGCGTCAGGCCGAGCTCCTCGGCGATGCGGGCGTTGCTCGACCCCAGGGCGACGAGGGCGAGCACGTCCCGCTCCCGCTCGGTCAGGTGCACGTGGGCGAGGGCCTCGGCGGCGGCCGGTGCCTCGGGGGCCAGGTTGTCGGCCGCGCGCACGAGGGCGTCGCGGAGCAGCGGGTCGTCGAGGTCGGCGGCGAGGCGACGGAGGTCGGCGTACGTCGCGCGCACCCGTTCCCGCAGCGCCGCGGCCCCGTCGTCGCCGCCGGTGTCGAGGGCACGGGCCACTGCCAGCTCCTGCTCGAGGGCGCGGGCTTCCGCGGTCAGCACGTCGAGCGTGCGGCCCCCGAGGTCGCCGGGGGAGTGGAGCGCGCCGTACAGGACCGCGACGGGACGTCGGGCCACACACCACGGGCACGGCCGCCATCGCGTGGAGGCCCTCGGCGGCGATGATCGCGTCGTACCGGTGGGAGATGGAGCGGCTGCTCAGGTAGTCGGTGAACGCGTGCGCGCGCCCGAGCGCGAGGACGCGGCCGCCGAGGCCGTGGCCCGGTTGCAGCGTCGTGCCGGCGAGGCGTCCGACCGTGCGGCCCTCGAACCGGTCGAGGGTGACCCGGTCCTCCACCACGGAGCCGGCGAACGCGAGCGAGACGGCGGCGCCGCGGCGTACCCGCCCCAGCGTCTCGTCGAGCGCACGACCGCTCATCGGACCTCCTCCGGACCCCTCCTCGGAGGGTGGTGGGACGGGACGAGCGCCCGCACCATGTGACCTCCGTGACACACCGAACGTCATTCTAGGAGGATCCGTGACCGCCGTCGCCGCCGATCGCGTCGTTGAGGAGCTGGAGAGCTGGCTGGACGCGTACGCCGCCCCCGACGCCTGCGCCGCCACCCTGCTCAACGACGGCCACGCCCCGGACGCCGTGGCCTTCCGCCTCCTCGACGCGGGCTACGGCGAGCGCGTGCTCACCCACGGCGAGCTGCGCGACCTGT containing:
- a CDS encoding IS30 family transposase: MRLRKGRHGGVVGAHPPPLDGDWVDEHGRLSQAGRALIQIRRSEGRCPARIAAELGVHRSTVGRELARNTRLGRYHAAAAQVMTEQRRPRPRPSKLAVRADTGVDAGVDAGVDGGAGEVLRAAVLVRLNNRFSPVQVSQDLRRCYPGRDDMQVSHETIYQALYVQGKGSLREELKVEKALRSGRTSRRPRSALPPRSNRSWIGAEAHISHRPPEAADRAVPGHWEGDLVIGAGGRSALITLVERSTRYALIRRLPLTHDATTVAAALVTMMTNLPESLRRSLTWDQGSEMAAHTTFTLATGCPVYFADPHSPWQRGTNENTNGLVRDIHPKGTDFNHVSDADITETERLLNIRPRQTLNWDTPADRLQQLLNVAPTT
- a CDS encoding helix-turn-helix transcriptional regulator, translated to MARRPVAVLYGALHSPGDLGGRTLDVLTAEARALEQELAVARALDTGGDDGAAALRERVRATYADLRRLAADLDDPLLRDALVRAADNLAPEAPAAAEALAHVHLTERERDVLALVALGSSNARIAEELGLTLHTVKGYVKNVMAKLGAGTRLEAVVLARRAGLLA